A genome region from Candidatus Bathyarchaeota archaeon includes the following:
- a CDS encoding type II secretion system F family protein → MKKPKGFIGKALGWLIKATSEEAEEIDRELPYAVMVFTIMAASGVSLYEAWKRMRKFDLLPRFKREAEEVVRQVEVLGKDPLTVMYDRAEETRSKLYRDFLSGFVSSVKSGGKIVDFMKSKLRSIFELRSNAINRSIERLGTLVEAYAVMLIVVLCVYILYVVLSSTALMELLEKGSLPTSPYMAYLVAFFVMPLISVIFMLAAHNIQRSPLLSLRKVYLKSVVPGIAVAGLLCVFAFVPSLSKLAASVGWPCLITLALVIISLPPAISYYKIAKTNSNAEEALPSFLRDVTEARKIGLSPEKSIIHASKRRDYGAFSKLLELIRSQIEWGVSLRKIFENIKMKIKSWNVLVNLMIMTETIEIGGGPSHAFEILTEYCEKEREVQINKRALLKPYIILSFVWSILIALTTTIVAMTIYILTQLTIPSLSPSMLVSLQRQIEIFSIGIIIQCWISGFFIGKISEGNFAAGFKYSAMLALTAYISLVLSQSFLWGAYGVSAPT, encoded by the coding sequence ATGAAAAAGCCTAAAGGTTTCATTGGAAAAGCCCTTGGCTGGCTAATTAAGGCTACAAGCGAAGAAGCCGAGGAAATAGACCGTGAACTACCATATGCGGTCATGGTTTTCACTATAATGGCCGCAAGCGGAGTCTCTTTATATGAGGCTTGGAAAAGGATGAGAAAATTTGACTTACTGCCAAGATTTAAGAGAGAAGCTGAAGAAGTCGTTCGGCAAGTGGAAGTTTTAGGTAAAGACCCGTTAACAGTAATGTATGACAGGGCCGAGGAAACACGTTCAAAACTTTACAGAGACTTCCTCTCAGGATTTGTTTCTTCGGTTAAAAGCGGAGGAAAAATAGTAGATTTCATGAAAAGCAAGCTGAGGTCTATCTTTGAGCTTAGAAGCAATGCTATAAATCGTTCTATTGAAAGACTTGGAACGCTGGTTGAAGCCTACGCTGTAATGCTAATCGTAGTTCTATGCGTCTACATACTTTACGTTGTGCTTTCCTCAACGGCTCTAATGGAACTTCTAGAAAAAGGGTCGTTGCCCACTTCGCCATACATGGCTTACTTAGTAGCCTTCTTTGTAATGCCGCTTATTTCAGTAATTTTCATGCTTGCTGCGCATAATATTCAAAGGAGCCCCCTACTGTCACTGAGAAAAGTCTACCTAAAATCGGTTGTCCCCGGAATAGCTGTGGCCGGGCTATTATGTGTATTCGCCTTTGTTCCTTCCCTTTCGAAACTCGCCGCATCCGTAGGGTGGCCATGCCTAATTACGTTGGCATTAGTAATCATATCTTTGCCTCCGGCAATAAGCTACTACAAAATTGCAAAGACAAATTCAAATGCGGAAGAGGCTCTCCCAAGTTTCCTCAGAGACGTAACAGAAGCTAGGAAAATAGGGCTTTCACCGGAAAAAAGCATAATTCATGCGTCCAAACGTAGAGATTATGGGGCCTTCTCGAAACTCTTGGAGTTAATACGGAGCCAAATTGAGTGGGGGGTTTCATTAAGAAAAATCTTTGAAAACATCAAAATGAAAATAAAAAGCTGGAACGTCCTCGTAAACCTCATGATAATGACTGAAACTATCGAAATAGGCGGCGGGCCTTCGCATGCTTTTGAAATTCTCACTGAGTACTGCGAGAAAGAAAGAGAAGTGCAAATTAACAAGAGGGCTCTACTAAAGCCTTACATAATTCTTTCATTTGTTTGGAGCATACTGATCGCATTAACAACGACGATAGTTGCCATGACAATCTACATTTTAACTCAGCTAACAATACCGAGTTTATCACCGTCAATGCTTGTTTCGCTGCAGAGGCAGATAGAAATATTCTCTATAGGAATAATCATACAGTGTTGGATTTCAGGTTTCTTCATAGGGAAAATAAGTGAGGGAAACTTTGCAGCCGGCTTTAAATATTCCGCAATGCTCGCTTTAACAGCCTACATATCGCTAGTATTATCTCAGAGCTTCCTCTGGGGAGCCTACGGGGTGTCTGCTCCAACATAA
- a CDS encoding serine/threonine protein kinase produces MKSSEKFIVKIENLAEEPYDEVLCYPKPDEIEVKKRIAELKELGVESLEFTGEKRVSNLPILGKGCVGIVVVAHLKSGERVALKIRRVDADRVNMKHEAEMLAKANGVGVGPKLLTSTDNFLLMQYIEGELFPEWLDKTEDVDLIRRVLRELFEQCFRLDNIGLDHGELSNASKHLIITENGKPYIIDFETASANRRTANLTSLAQYLLIKKPISNKIREKIGKINIKQLIEALREYKKEKSEENFEKVLKMCKLA; encoded by the coding sequence ATGAAGAGTTCAGAAAAATTTATAGTGAAAATTGAGAATTTGGCTGAAGAACCCTACGATGAGGTGTTATGCTACCCTAAACCCGACGAGATTGAAGTTAAGAAAAGAATAGCTGAGCTTAAAGAGTTAGGTGTTGAAAGTTTAGAATTTACTGGAGAAAAAAGGGTTTCTAATCTTCCTATTTTGGGAAAAGGATGCGTGGGAATAGTTGTAGTTGCACATTTGAAAAGTGGAGAGCGGGTTGCATTAAAAATTAGGCGAGTTGACGCTGATAGAGTTAACATGAAGCATGAAGCAGAAATGTTGGCGAAAGCTAACGGCGTTGGCGTAGGCCCAAAGCTTCTAACAAGCACGGATAATTTTCTGCTTATGCAGTATATTGAAGGCGAACTCTTTCCGGAATGGCTCGACAAAACTGAAGATGTAGACCTAATTAGGCGGGTTTTACGTGAACTGTTTGAACAGTGTTTCAGACTTGACAATATAGGCTTAGACCATGGAGAACTAAGCAATGCGTCAAAACATCTAATCATAACTGAGAATGGAAAACCCTACATCATAGACTTCGAAACCGCAAGCGCCAACAGAAGAACAGCAAACCTAACTTCACTTGCTCAATATCTCTTAATAAAAAAGCCAATTTCGAATAAAATTCGTGAAAAAATAGGAAAAATAAATATAAAACAACTAATTGAAGCTTTAAGAGAATATAAAAAAGAAAAAAGTGAGGAAAATTTTGAAAAAGTTCTAAAAATGTGTAAACTTGCCTAA
- a CDS encoding SWIM zinc finger family protein, whose translation MAKKDKNFWIRILNNTPLHIRRRASSYLDNVKQVSNSEWTVLSESGAQYSVRVSDNNVSCTCPYFSLEKGYCKHICAVAVNELAKSEVLPWLKKLREKL comes from the coding sequence TTGGCAAAGAAAGACAAAAATTTTTGGATAAGAATTCTCAACAATACACCATTGCATATTAGACGCAGAGCCTCTTCTTATTTAGATAACGTCAAGCAAGTTTCAAACAGCGAATGGACTGTTCTAAGTGAAAGTGGAGCGCAATATTCTGTTCGAGTTTCAGATAATAATGTCAGTTGTACTTGTCCATACTTTTCATTGGAGAAAGGTTATTGCAAGCATATCTGCGCAGTTGCAGTAAACGAACTAGCTAAAAGTGAAGTTTTGCCTTGGCTTAAAAAATTAAGGGAAAAATTATGA
- a CDS encoding alanine--glyoxylate aminotransferase family protein gives MTERKLIMLPGPTNVPDRVMQAMITPITGHRGAEFHKLYDEIKENLKYVFQTQNDVFVLTSSGTGGIECAVNNLVNPGEKVLVPIFGVFSERLSDEVRRRGGIPVELSLPWGTAPKASEIREIIEREGDLKAIFMVYNETSTGVTARELPEIGKIAKENNLLLVVDAISILGGDKLPVDEWNIDMCITGSQKCLACPPGLAMVSVSQKAWEKIEKAEKKLMYFDLTRMREFALKKETPFTPALPIFWALNEALKIIREEGLEKRIERHRRCAQAFYDAVEAYGLTVFPREKEIRSNTVIAINIPENVEDGKVRQIMREKYKVLIAGGMGKLKGKIFRIGCMGIISPAEVFITINALGNALKEVGYDLSVEKGLEAAKKHFES, from the coding sequence TTGACTGAAAGAAAATTAATAATGTTGCCTGGTCCAACAAACGTGCCCGACCGAGTTATGCAAGCTATGATCACGCCTATAACTGGCCACAGAGGAGCAGAATTCCATAAACTATACGATGAAATAAAGGAAAACTTGAAATACGTTTTCCAAACTCAAAATGACGTTTTCGTCTTAACCTCTTCCGGAACAGGCGGAATAGAATGTGCAGTGAACAATCTTGTTAACCCTGGAGAAAAAGTACTAGTTCCGATCTTTGGAGTCTTCAGCGAAAGATTAAGCGACGAAGTGAGACGTAGAGGGGGAATCCCAGTAGAATTAAGCCTGCCGTGGGGAACAGCCCCAAAAGCGTCAGAAATAAGGGAGATAATAGAAAGAGAAGGGGACTTAAAAGCAATTTTCATGGTTTACAACGAAACCTCAACAGGAGTAACCGCCCGCGAACTTCCAGAAATAGGGAAAATAGCTAAGGAAAACAATTTATTGCTTGTTGTGGACGCCATATCAATTCTCGGCGGAGACAAACTCCCAGTAGACGAATGGAACATTGACATGTGCATAACTGGAAGCCAAAAATGCCTAGCGTGCCCGCCAGGACTGGCAATGGTTTCAGTAAGCCAAAAAGCCTGGGAAAAAATAGAGAAAGCAGAGAAAAAACTGATGTACTTTGACCTTACACGGATGAGGGAATTCGCCTTAAAAAAGGAGACGCCGTTTACTCCAGCATTGCCAATCTTTTGGGCTCTGAACGAAGCGTTAAAAATAATTCGTGAAGAGGGATTGGAAAAGAGAATTGAACGTCACAGAAGGTGTGCTCAAGCTTTCTACGATGCAGTAGAAGCTTACGGACTCACAGTCTTTCCGAGGGAAAAGGAGATTCGTTCAAACACTGTTATTGCCATTAACATTCCGGAAAACGTTGAAGATGGAAAAGTTAGGCAAATAATGAGGGAAAAATACAAAGTCCTCATCGCTGGAGGCATGGGTAAGCTTAAGGGCAAAATTTTCAGGATAGGATGTATGGGAATAATATCCCCTGCAGAAGTGTTCATAACAATAAATGCCCTTGGAAACGCCTTAAAAGAAGTAGGTTACGACTTAAGTGTTGAAAAGGGGTTAGAAGCAGCCAAAAAACATTTTGAATCATAA
- a CDS encoding S-adenosyl-l-methionine hydroxide adenosyltransferase family protein gives MRRPIIALLSDFGVKDPYVAEMKGVILNICPEAEVVDITHEIEKFNVKMGAFVLASASRYFPEGTIYVAVVDPGVGTERRAIIVKTAKALLVGPDNGLLMLAAQNQKIKNVYEIKNPRYMLPKISRTFHGRDIFAPAAAYLARGIHPEDFGPEITDYIVPTYGNPVIKGKNVKGEILHVDGFGNLITNISREILERINLKEGGFLKIRFQDKVFEFRLYRAYGEVAEGKPLAIIGSHDFLEFSVNLGDASKFFGLKVGDKFELEKL, from the coding sequence ATGAGAAGACCAATTATAGCTTTACTTTCAGACTTCGGCGTGAAAGACCCCTACGTAGCTGAGATGAAAGGCGTAATCCTAAACATTTGCCCAGAAGCTGAAGTGGTTGACATAACTCATGAAATAGAAAAATTTAATGTTAAAATGGGCGCTTTCGTTTTAGCTTCAGCCAGCCGATACTTCCCTGAAGGCACAATTTACGTGGCTGTTGTAGACCCCGGCGTAGGAACTGAACGCAGGGCAATAATAGTTAAAACAGCCAAAGCCCTACTTGTAGGCCCAGACAATGGATTATTAATGCTTGCAGCCCAAAATCAAAAAATAAAAAACGTTTACGAGATAAAAAATCCCCGCTATATGCTGCCTAAAATTTCGCGGACTTTTCACGGAAGGGACATATTTGCCCCAGCAGCAGCCTATCTTGCAAGAGGAATTCACCCCGAGGATTTCGGCCCAGAAATCACTGATTATATTGTTCCTACATATGGAAATCCCGTTATTAAGGGGAAAAACGTGAAAGGAGAAATTTTACACGTTGACGGCTTTGGAAATTTAATTACAAATATCTCTAGGGAGATACTGGAAAGAATTAACTTAAAAGAAGGAGGCTTCTTAAAAATCCGTTTTCAAGATAAGGTTTTCGAGTTTAGGCTTTACAGAGCTTACGGCGAAGTTGCTGAAGGTAAACCTTTGGCTATTATTGGGAGCCATGACTTTTTGGAGTTCTCAGTTAATTTGGGGGATGCATCGAAATTTTTTGGTTTAAAAGTTGGAGACAAATTTGAATTGGAAAAATTGTAA
- a CDS encoding nicotinamide-nucleotide adenylyltransferase, with protein MVKRALFVGRFQPFHKGHLEAVKIILKENDEVVIVIGSSQYSHKLENPFTAGERIVMIRRALEAEGIDSSRYWLIPVPDIHIHMMWVSEVVGYTPKFQVVYTNEPVTRRLFIEAGFKVKPIPFIKRKTYSATEIRKRILEDKNWETLVPKAVAEYIKEIGGVQRIKDLAKTDKI; from the coding sequence ATGGTGAAAAGAGCGCTTTTCGTCGGAAGATTTCAACCTTTTCACAAAGGACACTTAGAAGCAGTAAAGATCATCCTTAAAGAAAACGATGAAGTCGTAATAGTCATTGGAAGCTCCCAGTACAGTCACAAGCTCGAAAATCCATTTACTGCAGGCGAACGCATAGTTATGATTAGAAGGGCCCTAGAAGCCGAAGGAATAGACTCTTCGCGTTACTGGCTGATTCCAGTTCCGGACATTCACATCCACATGATGTGGGTTTCTGAAGTTGTCGGTTACACGCCGAAATTCCAAGTAGTTTACACTAATGAACCAGTTACAAGACGCTTATTCATAGAAGCCGGATTCAAAGTTAAGCCAATACCGTTCATAAAAAGGAAGACTTACTCGGCTACAGAAATTAGAAAAAGAATTCTGGAAGACAAGAATTGGGAAACACTTGTGCCGAAGGCTGTTGCAGAATACATAAAAGAGATAGGGGGAGTCCAAAGAATAAAGGACTTGGCTAAAACAGACAAAATTTAA
- a CDS encoding MGMT family protein, whose product MKYLPPYQGKVLRRLLYVPVGYVTTYGALAKVCGGSPRAVGQAMARNPMPLLIPCHRVVRSDMSIGGFGYGVKVKWEILRREDRGYEKPSKLEVTGKNLILYPVKYVKAPSLEDE is encoded by the coding sequence ATGAAATATTTACCCCCTTACCAAGGAAAAGTTCTCAGACGCCTACTTTATGTTCCAGTAGGCTACGTTACAACCTATGGGGCACTCGCCAAAGTTTGCGGCGGAAGCCCAAGAGCCGTCGGTCAAGCTATGGCTAGAAATCCTATGCCGTTATTGATTCCGTGCCACAGGGTTGTACGCTCTGACATGAGCATTGGCGGTTTCGGATATGGCGTTAAGGTTAAGTGGGAAATTTTAAGGAGAGAAGACCGAGGGTATGAAAAGCCTTCTAAACTTGAGGTTACCGGAAAAAACTTAATTCTGTATCCAGTAAAATATGTAAAGGCTCCAAGCTTGGAAGATGAATAA
- a CDS encoding PH domain-containing protein, with protein MSFKIGEEFKPNPEFKQLYYIYLLILVLTHLAILIPISIVVFMYSTAEIGIIFASSVFLSFFIPVAFAAYWIGKYYESISYRLTASEIIVKRGVWWKKVKFVPYNRITNLEIHQGPISRKLGLARISIQTAGYSYGGGQGRGAEASILGVKNYEEVKEAILKFVRRFKPVAVEAEEAEPEMTVTLNRQVIEELTKIRKLLEKALRKAEND; from the coding sequence ATGAGTTTCAAGATTGGTGAAGAATTTAAACCGAATCCAGAATTTAAGCAACTATACTACATTTACTTGCTAATTCTTGTATTGACGCATCTTGCTATACTAATTCCAATATCAATAGTAGTCTTCATGTATTCCACGGCGGAAATCGGCATCATATTCGCTTCTTCGGTTTTTCTCTCATTCTTTATTCCCGTAGCCTTCGCAGCCTATTGGATTGGAAAATATTATGAGTCTATAAGCTATAGGCTTACCGCCAGCGAAATAATTGTAAAACGTGGAGTCTGGTGGAAAAAGGTAAAATTCGTCCCATACAACAGAATAACTAACCTAGAAATACATCAAGGCCCAATTTCGCGAAAGCTTGGGCTGGCAAGAATTTCAATTCAAACAGCGGGATACTCATATGGCGGTGGGCAAGGCCGAGGGGCCGAAGCATCCATTCTCGGAGTCAAAAATTATGAGGAAGTTAAGGAGGCAATATTAAAGTTTGTTAGAAGATTTAAGCCAGTTGCAGTTGAAGCTGAGGAAGCCGAACCTGAAATGACGGTAACCCTAAATCGGCAAGTCATCGAAGAACTCACAAAAATTCGTAAACTTCTAGAAAAAGCCTTAAGGAAAGCAGAAAATGATTAA
- the psmB gene encoding archaeal proteasome endopeptidase complex subunit beta, translated as MQYPPYYVLGATTIGVVCEGGVILASEKRVSYGYFIMSRGGKKVFKITDRIGAACAGLISDMQILVRELNAYANLYRMDYGRPISVRSAAKVLSNLLFGRRLFPLITQTIVGGIDDEGPSLYTLDPLGSVIPDKFAAVGTGAEIAVGLLEEGYKEGLTVEQAKDLVVRSIKSAVSRDTMSGDGADFLIITKEGMKEESIKF; from the coding sequence ATGCAGTATCCGCCCTACTACGTTTTAGGCGCAACAACCATAGGCGTCGTTTGCGAAGGCGGCGTGATATTGGCATCCGAGAAAAGAGTTTCCTACGGCTACTTTATCATGAGCAGAGGAGGAAAAAAGGTCTTCAAAATAACAGACCGCATAGGCGCGGCATGCGCAGGCCTAATCTCAGACATGCAAATACTCGTTAGGGAACTAAATGCCTACGCAAACCTCTACAGAATGGATTATGGAAGACCCATATCTGTCAGGTCGGCGGCGAAGGTTCTTTCAAACTTGCTGTTTGGTAGACGTTTATTCCCATTAATAACTCAGACAATTGTCGGAGGAATAGATGATGAAGGACCCTCGCTTTATACTCTCGACCCCTTAGGTTCGGTAATACCTGACAAGTTTGCCGCTGTTGGAACCGGAGCCGAAATTGCAGTTGGCCTACTGGAGGAAGGCTACAAAGAAGGCTTAACAGTTGAACAAGCCAAGGACTTGGTTGTTCGTTCTATAAAGTCAGCTGTCAGCCGAGACACAATGAGCGGAGATGGAGCAGACTTCCTAATAATAACTAAGGAAGGAATGAAAGAGGAATCAATAAAATTTTAG
- a CDS encoding TIGR00296 family protein produces the protein MPFELTLEEGKILVSTARKAVETYLKTQKKIEPPQNVPDKFKEKCGVFVTINRVMEDNRRELRGCIGYPYPTEPLISAVIDSAISSATKDPRFYPLSPEELDQVVFEVSVLTPPELVEAEKPSMYPSKIKVGRDGLIVERGFFKGLLLPQVPVEWNWDEEEFLCQCCIKAGLPPDCWLLKGTKIYRFQAIIFEEVSPKGEVVRKKLGGN, from the coding sequence GTGCCGTTCGAATTAACACTTGAAGAGGGGAAAATCCTAGTTTCAACTGCGAGAAAAGCCGTGGAAACCTACCTAAAAACACAGAAAAAAATTGAACCGCCTCAGAATGTTCCAGACAAGTTTAAGGAAAAATGCGGAGTATTTGTAACAATTAACCGCGTTATGGAAGATAACCGTAGGGAACTGAGAGGCTGCATTGGATATCCATACCCAACGGAACCTTTAATCAGCGCTGTCATAGACTCTGCAATAAGCTCTGCAACAAAAGACCCAAGGTTTTATCCATTGTCACCCGAAGAACTTGACCAAGTTGTTTTTGAAGTAAGCGTTTTAACCCCGCCCGAACTTGTTGAAGCTGAAAAACCTTCCATGTACCCTTCGAAAATAAAGGTTGGACGGGACGGCCTAATAGTTGAAAGGGGATTTTTTAAGGGATTACTACTTCCTCAAGTTCCAGTTGAGTGGAACTGGGACGAAGAGGAATTCCTTTGCCAATGCTGCATTAAAGCCGGGCTTCCTCCAGATTGTTGGCTTCTTAAAGGAACCAAAATTTATAGGTTTCAAGCGATAATTTTTGAGGAAGTTTCGCCTAAAGGCGAAGTTGTTAGGAAGAAGCTCGGCGGGAACTAG
- the nadC gene encoding carboxylating nicotinate-nucleotide diphosphorylase: MFLPSRIIEEKLRSFLKEDLGQGDVTTHMLIPEKVMVQAEIIAKETGVAAGIEEALILLESLGIKANPLVKDGQKIAKGKVLIKIEGNAKNILASERTVLNLLARMSGIATFTNRIVRKIRKAGYKTVIACTRKTAPGLEYFDKKAVLLGGGDTHRLHLDDMILIKDNHVAIVGNVKEAVKLAKKQASFSKKIEVEVSDVNEAIEAAKAGADIIMLDNFTPEKVKDAINRLKKENLRDKVLIEASGGINEKNIVNFAAAGVDIISLGALTHSAKALDISLEIRKVAK, from the coding sequence ATGTTTTTGCCCAGTAGGATAATTGAGGAAAAACTTCGCAGTTTTCTGAAAGAGGATTTAGGGCAAGGCGATGTAACAACTCACATGCTTATACCGGAAAAAGTCATGGTTCAAGCCGAAATAATCGCTAAAGAGACGGGAGTAGCAGCCGGAATCGAAGAAGCACTTATCCTTTTAGAAAGCTTGGGAATTAAAGCAAATCCTTTAGTTAAAGACGGCCAAAAAATAGCGAAAGGAAAAGTTCTAATTAAAATTGAAGGCAACGCCAAGAACATCCTGGCTTCGGAACGAACCGTACTGAACTTGCTTGCCAGAATGAGTGGAATTGCAACCTTCACCAACAGGATTGTTAGGAAAATAAGGAAGGCAGGATACAAAACCGTAATAGCTTGCACGAGGAAAACTGCGCCTGGACTTGAATACTTCGATAAAAAAGCAGTACTGCTCGGAGGCGGAGACACCCACCGCCTTCACTTGGATGACATGATTCTAATTAAGGATAACCACGTAGCAATAGTTGGAAACGTTAAAGAAGCAGTTAAACTTGCAAAAAAGCAAGCTTCATTCTCAAAGAAAATTGAAGTCGAAGTTTCAGACGTTAACGAAGCCATAGAAGCTGCAAAAGCTGGCGCAGACATAATTATGCTAGACAACTTTACACCAGAAAAAGTCAAAGATGCCATAAACAGATTAAAAAAGGAAAACCTCAGAGACAAGGTTCTAATAGAAGCCAGCGGCGGAATAAACGAAAAGAACATCGTCAATTTCGCAGCCGCCGGAGTTGACATAATTAGTTTAGGCGCCCTAACTCATAGCGCAAAAGCCCTAGACATAAGCCTAGAAATAAGAAAGGTAGCAAAGTAA
- a CDS encoding stage II sporulation protein M, translated as MSEMTMEEEKKIEFPVPRLFLTLILMVVAIFVCMLGTFMPVDVKTANETAQEFEKAREYIVSVPYVFGNNFMHCLIMFIPVVGVAYGMFIMFNTGYIIEMLAVAQGMSAPVAFVSLFLLPFTWMEFICYSIAMGQSIILTFKLSKGKIREKFNETYKWITVCAVILLVSALIEVVLILTVGS; from the coding sequence GTGAGTGAAATGACAATGGAAGAGGAAAAGAAAATAGAATTTCCGGTACCTAGACTTTTTCTAACTTTAATCTTGATGGTTGTTGCCATTTTTGTTTGCATGTTGGGAACGTTTATGCCAGTAGATGTAAAAACAGCTAATGAGACAGCTCAAGAATTCGAAAAAGCAAGAGAGTACATTGTGAGCGTTCCGTATGTTTTCGGGAATAACTTTATGCACTGTTTAATAATGTTCATTCCGGTAGTGGGAGTGGCGTATGGAATGTTCATCATGTTTAACACTGGATACATCATCGAAATGCTCGCTGTTGCACAAGGCATGTCAGCGCCCGTTGCGTTCGTAAGCTTGTTTCTGCTTCCGTTCACTTGGATGGAGTTTATTTGCTATTCCATAGCGATGGGGCAAAGCATAATTTTAACCTTTAAACTCTCTAAGGGAAAAATAAGGGAGAAATTCAATGAAACTTATAAATGGATCACAGTGTGCGCAGTAATCCTTCTAGTCTCAGCGTTAATCGAAGTAGTACTGATTTTAACTGTTGGGAGCTGA
- a CDS encoding DUF4152 family protein: MKVVAADSGAALLNERFQPLQIVACAAVLVEPPYRTASKCIAKPIFADVNEGHKLVVYELELCNELLKSTSADVVHLDISLGARSVEELSVAQLSSMVHGKARSHILKILPKIRKISDDIRRIHKIDVLAIGKESVPVRIAELTAGAYSILYSAEKSLNENKSLILGLPSKCQPRKGQEEIFMHSLIPAEHDVFGYAKDERQVMEKVNFQEILNPCARGFRALKIFPKNRE; this comes from the coding sequence TTGAAGGTTGTAGCAGCTGACTCAGGTGCAGCTTTACTTAATGAACGTTTTCAGCCTTTACAAATTGTTGCATGCGCCGCAGTTTTGGTTGAGCCGCCCTACAGAACGGCCTCTAAATGTATAGCAAAACCGATTTTTGCGGATGTTAATGAAGGCCACAAACTTGTAGTTTACGAACTTGAACTCTGCAATGAACTTTTGAAAAGTACAAGTGCTGACGTTGTTCATTTGGATATCTCGTTAGGTGCACGGTCAGTTGAAGAGCTTTCTGTAGCTCAATTGTCAAGCATGGTCCATGGAAAGGCCAGAAGTCATATTCTTAAAATTCTTCCAAAAATTAGGAAAATTTCAGACGACATAAGGAGAATTCATAAAATCGATGTTTTGGCGATAGGAAAGGAAAGCGTTCCTGTGCGAATAGCTGAACTAACAGCTGGAGCCTACTCAATTTTATATTCCGCTGAAAAATCCTTAAATGAAAACAAAAGTCTAATTTTAGGCCTTCCATCAAAATGTCAGCCGAGAAAAGGCCAAGAAGAAATATTTATGCATTCGCTTATACCGGCTGAACACGACGTTTTCGGTTACGCAAAGGATGAAAGGCAGGTTATGGAAAAAGTTAATTTTCAAGAGATATTAAATCCATGCGCAAGAGGATTTAGGGCGTTAAAAATATTTCCGAAGAATCGTGAGTGA
- a CDS encoding RlmE family RNA methyltransferase, which translates to MPKSWIKKRRKDYYYRKAKEEKFRSRAAYKLLQAVKKYRFIKSGDVVVDLGAAPGGWIQAARKIVGETGFILGVDLKPIEPFDEDNILTIVADITDPETVEQIKTLLPKPADVVISDVSPKISGIWEVDHARQIDLAICSMKISKHILKPKGNFFVKVFEGDMFQDFVDKVKNSFSTVRIVKPKASRAKSSEIYVLGLGLKK; encoded by the coding sequence TTGCCTAAATCATGGATAAAGAAGAGACGAAAAGATTATTATTACAGAAAAGCTAAGGAAGAGAAATTTAGGTCTCGGGCAGCCTACAAACTTTTACAAGCAGTGAAGAAGTACCGTTTCATCAAAAGTGGAGATGTAGTTGTTGACTTAGGTGCTGCTCCCGGCGGCTGGATTCAAGCAGCAAGAAAAATAGTCGGTGAAACTGGCTTTATTCTAGGGGTGGACCTAAAACCAATTGAACCATTTGATGAAGATAACATACTAACAATAGTAGCTGACATAACAGACCCGGAAACAGTTGAACAGATTAAGACGCTTTTACCTAAGCCAGCAGACGTGGTTATTTCCGACGTTTCACCTAAAATTTCCGGAATCTGGGAAGTTGACCATGCCCGTCAAATAGACTTGGCAATTTGCTCTATGAAAATTTCAAAACACATACTTAAACCAAAGGGAAACTTTTTCGTTAAAGTGTTCGAAGGCGACATGTTCCAAGATTTCGTCGATAAGGTGAAAAATTCCTTTTCAACTGTGAGAATAGTTAAACCCAAGGCAAGTAGGGCTAAAAGTTCAGAAATTTACGTTTTGGGTTTAGGCTTAAAAAAGTAA
- a CDS encoding transcriptional regulator, which yields MPKHNDLEHKALQYIMNMGDKGVLQSELWRKLGASSREGSRIAIKLENKGLIKRERELHGGRWTYRLYPKRQPVSIDSIIDCPCFTCPESSRCEAWGPITPNECEKLTEWLLSLAEKGDPEEDNSEIGET from the coding sequence ATGCCTAAACACAATGACTTGGAGCATAAAGCCCTTCAATACATCATGAATATGGGCGATAAAGGCGTACTTCAATCCGAGTTATGGCGGAAGCTGGGGGCTAGCAGTAGAGAGGGCTCTAGAATAGCTATAAAACTTGAGAATAAAGGTCTAATTAAAAGAGAACGGGAACTTCACGGGGGCCGCTGGACTTATAGGCTATATCCCAAAAGGCAGCCGGTTTCAATAGATTCAATCATAGACTGCCCTTGCTTTACATGCCCAGAAAGCTCAAGATGCGAAGCTTGGGGGCCGATAACACCAAACGAATGCGAAAAACTAACTGAGTGGCTACTAAGCCTAGCCGAGAAAGGTGACCCTGAGGAAGATAATTCTGAAATTGGTGAAACTTAA